Proteins from one Deinococcus sp. AB2017081 genomic window:
- a CDS encoding serine hydrolase: MTTPSPVTVPETDRRRRPDGCLEAAPAVAKAPAPPIPLAGRVGLWVAVVDPETLVPVRAVGTNPDSVFPLASTYKQAVLWALLRAVDAGTVQPTERFDVTRANQSLGAYPYDGTTVRDLSTRMIQHSDNTATDILHRRVGLQAVQDVADRLGLCRTRLILPTRTWWVAEAGLSATFNGTRRWASARGTERARLAALIDADARRYRADYVQRQLDLYFDRRFDPDTTLRSMNISTPYEWGSLVAAEFMTPGLSPRATRWQREVMALGYGQSQLRVQRQGQVAYFGGKGGNGWRLLTFSGYVELKDGRRVVYAFMQHGSDVTYTLPQSRRAFAWINAGIDAVLAP, translated from the coding sequence ATGACGACCCCGTCTCCCGTCACCGTGCCGGAGACGGATCGGCGGCGACGGCCCGATGGCTGCCTGGAAGCAGCGCCCGCCGTCGCCAAGGCCCCGGCGCCGCCGATCCCGCTGGCCGGTCGGGTGGGCCTGTGGGTGGCGGTCGTGGATCCCGAGACGCTGGTTCCCGTGCGGGCCGTCGGCACCAATCCGGACAGCGTATTCCCGCTGGCAAGCACCTACAAGCAGGCAGTGCTGTGGGCGCTGCTGCGGGCCGTCGACGCCGGTACCGTGCAGCCCACCGAGCGGTTCGACGTGACGCGGGCCAACCAGTCGCTCGGCGCGTACCCCTACGACGGCACCACGGTTCGCGACCTGTCCACGCGCATGATCCAGCACAGCGACAACACCGCCACCGACATCCTGCACCGACGGGTGGGGCTCCAGGCGGTGCAGGACGTCGCCGACCGGCTGGGCCTGTGCCGCACGCGGTTGATCCTGCCGACCCGGACGTGGTGGGTGGCCGAGGCCGGCCTGTCTGCCACGTTCAACGGCACCCGGCGCTGGGCATCGGCCCGGGGCACCGAGCGGGCGCGGCTGGCGGCCCTGATCGATGCCGATGCGCGGCGGTACCGGGCCGACTATGTCCAGCGGCAGCTCGATCTGTACTTCGATCGCCGCTTCGACCCGGACACCACGCTGCGGAGCATGAACATCTCCACGCCCTACGAGTGGGGCTCGCTCGTGGCGGCCGAGTTCATGACGCCCGGCCTGTCGCCCCGCGCGACCCGCTGGCAGCGCGAGGTCATGGCGCTGGGCTATGGCCAATCCCAGTTGCGTGTCCAGCGGCAGGGGCAGGTCGCGTATTTCGGCGGGAAGGGCGGAAACGGCTGGCGGCTCCTCACCTTCAGCGGCTACGTGGAACTGAAGGACGGCCGGCGGGTCGTCTACGCCTTCATGCAGCACGGTTCGGATGTGACGTACACACTGCCGCAGAGCCGCCGCGCGTTCGCATGGATCAATGCCGGGATCGACGCGGTGCTGGCTCCATGA
- a CDS encoding DHH family phosphoesterase: MTASNASSATYTADVQTVAATLLAHTGPLVLLAHENPDGDALGSVLGFARALRAHGREVYAPMAVPRYLRFMVAPGELNDLLTAWPPDALAVVLDVDNNDPARVAGAPLADFAGPVVNIDHHGTNRRTATAGIVDPSRPATAMIVADVIDAMGLPWSEPVATPLLLGLNTDTGSFRFSSVTPETFICASRLLAHGARLAWLNDELGQHPQTYYTLLREVLSTLEFRHDGRVVLARVDSAMLERTGATWEDVESYVSLLRAAEGARLAVMVKDFGPQVKLSMRSRGGVSAQNVAVAMGGGGHVPAAGATVPEPYAVMRPRLDEAIRTELERAEAGAEPSRPA, translated from the coding sequence ATGACGGCCAGCAACGCCTCCAGCGCCACGTACACGGCAGATGTCCAGACCGTCGCCGCGACCCTGCTCGCCCACACCGGCCCCCTGGTGCTCCTCGCCCACGAGAATCCGGACGGCGACGCCCTGGGCAGCGTGCTCGGCTTTGCGCGGGCACTGCGCGCACACGGGCGCGAGGTCTATGCCCCGATGGCCGTGCCGCGCTACCTGCGGTTCATGGTCGCGCCCGGCGAGCTGAACGACCTGCTCACGGCGTGGCCCCCGGACGCGCTGGCCGTGGTGCTCGACGTGGACAACAACGACCCGGCGCGCGTGGCAGGTGCGCCGCTGGCCGACTTCGCCGGGCCGGTCGTGAACATCGACCACCACGGCACCAACCGCCGCACGGCCACCGCGGGCATCGTCGATCCGTCGCGGCCCGCCACGGCGATGATCGTCGCGGACGTGATCGATGCCATGGGGCTGCCGTGGAGCGAACCGGTGGCGACGCCACTCCTGTTGGGTCTGAATACAGACACCGGCAGCTTCCGGTTCAGCAGCGTGACTCCGGAGACCTTCATCTGCGCGTCCCGCCTGCTGGCGCACGGCGCGCGGCTCGCGTGGCTGAACGACGAACTCGGCCAGCACCCGCAGACCTATTACACCCTGCTGCGGGAGGTGCTGAGCACCCTGGAGTTCCGCCACGACGGCCGGGTCGTGCTGGCGCGCGTGGACAGCGCCATGCTGGAACGTACCGGCGCGACCTGGGAGGACGTCGAGTCGTACGTGAGCCTGCTGCGCGCTGCCGAGGGGGCCCGGCTGGCCGTGATGGTCAAGGACTTCGGGCCGCAGGTCAAGCTGTCCATGCGGTCGCGGGGTGGCGTGAGCGCCCAGAATGTCGCCGTGGCCATGGGCGGTGGGGGCCATGTGCCGGCGGCCGGCGCGACCGTGCCTGAACCGTATGCGGTCATGCGGCCCCGCCTGGACGAGGCCATCCGCACCGAACTGGAGCGGGCCGAAGCCGGCGCGGAACCGTCCCGCCCGGCCTGA
- a CDS encoding HAD family hydrolase — translation MSDVVSTARHVAFDWGGVFTVGTFDGRSTQNVADRSGVPVERVRDSYFRHVRQLEVGAWTLPDFWTTLQAETGVTLAYSEFEPLYLGSIHDNLPMYTTLAALPPAVRVGLLSNNYPVVSDHLRRDPRFSRFDALVFSNELGHKKPAPESFAALEDAMGVPAAQVAFVDDVQENIDAANRAGFHGILYHHDHHTEFEQTLSDWLHRS, via the coding sequence ATGAGCGATGTAGTGAGTACAGCCCGGCACGTGGCCTTCGACTGGGGCGGCGTGTTCACGGTGGGCACCTTCGACGGCCGCAGCACCCAGAACGTGGCCGACCGCAGCGGCGTGCCGGTCGAACGAGTCCGTGACAGCTATTTCCGCCACGTGCGTCAGCTGGAGGTCGGGGCGTGGACGCTGCCCGATTTTTGGACGACCCTCCAGGCCGAGACTGGCGTGACCCTGGCCTACAGCGAATTCGAGCCCCTGTACCTGGGCAGCATTCACGACAACCTGCCCATGTACACCACGCTCGCGGCCCTGCCCCCGGCCGTGCGCGTGGGCCTGCTGAGCAACAACTACCCCGTGGTGAGTGACCATCTGCGCCGCGATCCCCGGTTCTCCCGGTTCGATGCCCTGGTGTTCAGCAACGAGCTGGGTCACAAGAAGCCTGCCCCGGAGAGCTTCGCGGCCCTGGAGGATGCCATGGGCGTTCCCGCCGCACAGGTGGCCTTCGTGGACGACGTGCAGGAAAACATCGATGCCGCGAACCGCGCCGGTTTCCATGGCATCCTGTACCACCACGATCACCACACCGAGTTCGAACAGACCCTGAGCGACTGGCTGCACCGGAGCTGA
- the aceA gene encoding isocitrate lyase — protein MTPTPRTPAEILEKTWQTEDRWQGITRNYGADDVVKLRGSLPIEHTLARHGADKLWRSMKDEPFVNALGALTGNQAMQQVKAGLKAIYLSGWQVAGDANNAGQMYPDQSLYPASSVPEVVKRINNTLRRADQIQHSEGKHDIDYFVPIVADAEAGFGGPLNAFELMKAMIEAGAAGVHFEDQLASEKKCGHLGGKVLVPTSQFIRTLNAARLAADVSGVPTVLIARTDADAANLLTSDIDDNDKPFCTGERTPEGFYYVRPGIEQAISRALAYAPYADVIWCETSIPNLEDARRFAEAVHAQFPGKLLAYNCSPSFNWKKNLDDDTIAKFQVELGKMGYKFQFITLAGFHSLNMSMFDLAYGYARSQMSAFVELQEREFAAQERGFTAVKHQREVGTGYFDLVSNAAAGGQSSTNALAGSTEAQQFGRELAAAHD, from the coding sequence ATGACCCCCACCCCCAGAACCCCCGCCGAGATCCTGGAGAAGACCTGGCAGACCGAGGACCGCTGGCAGGGCATCACGCGCAACTACGGCGCCGACGACGTCGTGAAGCTGCGCGGCAGCCTGCCCATCGAGCACACCCTCGCCAGACACGGCGCGGACAAGCTGTGGCGCTCGATGAAGGACGAGCCCTTCGTGAACGCCCTGGGCGCCCTGACCGGCAACCAGGCCATGCAGCAGGTCAAGGCTGGCCTGAAGGCCATCTACCTGAGCGGCTGGCAGGTCGCCGGAGACGCCAACAACGCCGGCCAGATGTACCCGGATCAGAGCCTGTATCCCGCGAGCAGCGTGCCGGAGGTCGTCAAGCGCATCAACAACACCCTGCGCCGCGCCGACCAGATCCAGCACTCGGAAGGCAAGCACGACATTGACTACTTCGTGCCCATCGTCGCGGATGCCGAGGCCGGTTTCGGGGGGCCACTGAACGCCTTCGAGCTGATGAAGGCCATGATCGAGGCCGGAGCGGCGGGAGTCCACTTCGAAGACCAGCTGGCCAGCGAGAAGAAGTGCGGCCACCTGGGCGGCAAGGTGCTGGTGCCGACCTCGCAGTTCATCCGTACCCTGAACGCGGCGCGTCTCGCGGCCGATGTGAGCGGCGTGCCCACCGTCCTGATCGCCCGCACCGACGCCGACGCCGCGAACCTGCTGACCAGCGACATCGACGACAACGACAAGCCCTTCTGTACCGGTGAGCGCACCCCGGAAGGCTTCTACTACGTCAGGCCCGGCATCGAACAGGCGATCAGCCGGGCGCTGGCGTACGCCCCCTATGCCGACGTGATCTGGTGCGAGACCTCGATCCCCAATCTTGAGGACGCCCGCCGGTTCGCCGAGGCCGTGCACGCCCAGTTCCCGGGCAAGCTGCTGGCGTACAACTGCAGCCCCAGCTTCAACTGGAAGAAGAACCTGGACGACGACACCATCGCGAAGTTCCAGGTGGAACTGGGCAAGATGGGGTACAAATTCCAGTTCATCACCCTGGCCGGGTTCCACAGCCTGAACATGAGCATGTTCGACCTGGCCTACGGCTACGCCCGGTCGCAGATGAGCGCCTTCGTGGAACTGCAGGAGCGCGAGTTTGCGGCGCAGGAGCGCGGCTTCACGGCCGTCAAGCACCAGCGTGAGGTCGGCACCGGCTACTTCGACCTCGTGTCCAACGCCGCCGCCGGCGGCCAGAGCAGCACCAACGCCCTGGCGGGCAGCACCGAGGCCCAGCAGTTCGGCAGGGAACTCGCCGCCGCGCACGACTGA
- a CDS encoding diacylglycerol/lipid kinase family protein, with product MTRPLAVVLNPQAGGGSARRAWPALERELTRRGLSFERIEEKSGDAALTRVLALPPDVAVLAVGGDGTVGALLPAVVGTGRPLGIVPLGTGNDFAGHLGLKPGRFGDSLDRLSFQPRPVDALEVTVEVGTGAGRSAVLLNGLGMGFDAQVAANMIHAPPALHGFARYVWSAVQTVRELTLTPVTVTVDGAVQYTGPSALVAVMNGTRYGGGFRISPRSDIRDGRLDVLASRAVTRGRLLELMLRVLPGRHLGHPAVTAGQGQAVTVEWARPVALHLDGDLAGTVQRVSARVLPGAVLFLTA from the coding sequence TTGACCCGGCCACTTGCCGTCGTGCTCAATCCGCAGGCCGGCGGCGGCAGTGCCCGCCGGGCGTGGCCGGCTCTGGAGCGCGAGCTGACGCGCCGTGGCCTGTCCTTCGAGCGGATTGAGGAGAAGAGCGGAGACGCCGCGCTCACGCGTGTCCTGGCCCTGCCGCCGGATGTGGCCGTGCTGGCCGTCGGTGGCGACGGCACGGTCGGGGCACTGCTGCCAGCGGTGGTCGGCACCGGTCGCCCGCTGGGGATCGTCCCGCTGGGCACCGGAAACGATTTCGCCGGGCACCTGGGCCTGAAGCCCGGCCGGTTCGGCGACTCCCTGGATCGCCTGTCGTTCCAGCCCCGCCCCGTGGATGCCCTGGAGGTCACGGTTGAGGTTGGCACCGGGGCCGGACGATCGGCCGTGCTGCTGAACGGTCTGGGCATGGGCTTCGATGCCCAGGTGGCCGCGAACATGATCCACGCGCCCCCGGCCCTGCACGGCTTCGCGCGGTACGTGTGGTCAGCCGTGCAGACCGTGCGCGAACTCACCCTGACCCCGGTGACCGTGACGGTCGACGGCGCGGTGCAGTACACCGGCCCCAGCGCCCTGGTCGCCGTGATGAACGGCACCCGCTACGGCGGGGGCTTCCGGATCAGTCCGCGCAGCGACATCCGCGACGGCCGGCTGGATGTCCTCGCCAGCCGCGCCGTCACCCGGGGCCGCCTGCTGGAGCTGATGCTCCGGGTGCTGCCCGGCCGCCACCTGGGGCATCCGGCCGTGACGGCCGGGCAGGGTCAGGCCGTCACGGTGGAGTGGGCGCGTCCTGTCGCCCTGCATCTGGACGGGGATCTGGCGGGCACCGTCCAGCGGGTCAGTGCGCGGGTGCTCCCCGGAGCGGTTCTCTTCCTGACGGCTTGA
- the wecB gene encoding non-hydrolyzing UDP-N-acetylglucosamine 2-epimerase yields MTDRTIVLAFGTRPEATKMAPVYRAIETTPGLRPMILSTGQQRQMLDGALNVFGLTPDRDLNVMTDRQTLAGLTARIVAEAGKTLKEMGADMVLVHGDTTTSFCVALSAFYEGIPVGHVEAGLRSGSLREPFPEEANRRLTGVLTTLDFSPTSGSRANLLREGKDGGGIFVTGQTAVDAVREVAGRVPLRPEWQARVDAGQRLVTVTMHRRENQPMMREMAAALGRVAAAHPDTHFIYPVHLSPAVQEAVRPALEPVPNFELTEPLDYSDMAPLMAASVLLATDSGGLQEEGAALGVPVAVLRNVTERPEGLEAGVLTLAGNDPERLEAVLGGLLSDPATLDVMRRTRNPYGDGQASRRIAQAIAWHFGLVDRPADWS; encoded by the coding sequence ATGACCGACCGCACCATCGTCCTGGCCTTCGGCACCCGCCCCGAGGCGACCAAGATGGCGCCCGTGTACCGCGCCATCGAAACCACTCCGGGCCTGCGCCCGATGATCCTCTCGACCGGCCAGCAGCGCCAGATGCTCGACGGCGCACTGAACGTCTTCGGCCTGACGCCGGACCGTGACCTGAATGTCATGACGGACCGCCAGACCCTGGCGGGCCTCACCGCCCGCATCGTGGCCGAGGCCGGCAAGACCCTGAAAGAGATGGGCGCGGACATGGTGCTGGTGCACGGGGACACGACCACCAGCTTCTGCGTGGCCCTGAGCGCCTTTTACGAGGGCATCCCGGTCGGGCACGTCGAGGCGGGCCTGCGCTCGGGCAGCCTGCGCGAACCCTTCCCGGAGGAGGCCAACCGGCGCCTGACCGGGGTGCTGACCACGCTGGACTTCTCGCCCACGTCCGGCAGCCGCGCGAACCTGCTGCGCGAGGGCAAGGACGGCGGCGGCATCTTCGTGACCGGCCAGACCGCCGTTGATGCCGTGCGCGAGGTCGCCGGCCGCGTGCCCCTGCGCCCGGAGTGGCAGGCCCGCGTGGACGCCGGGCAGCGCCTCGTGACCGTGACCATGCACCGCCGCGAGAACCAGCCCATGATGCGTGAGATGGCCGCCGCCCTGGGCCGGGTGGCCGCCGCGCATCCGGACACCCACTTCATCTACCCGGTGCACCTGTCGCCCGCCGTACAGGAAGCGGTGCGCCCCGCACTGGAGCCCGTCCCCAACTTCGAGCTGACCGAACCCCTGGACTACAGCGACATGGCGCCCCTGATGGCGGCGTCGGTGCTGCTCGCGACCGACAGCGGCGGCCTGCAGGAGGAGGGCGCAGCGCTGGGTGTCCCTGTTGCCGTGCTGCGCAACGTGACCGAACGCCCCGAGGGGCTCGAGGCCGGCGTGCTGACCCTGGCCGGGAACGATCCCGAGCGGCTGGAGGCCGTGCTGGGCGGACTGCTCTCCGACCCGGCGACCCTGGACGTGATGCGCCGCACCCGCAACCCCTACGGCGACGGCCAGGCCTCCCGGCGCATCGCGCAGGCCATCGCGTGGCACTTCGGGCTGGTCGACCGCCCCGCCGACTGGAGCTGA
- a CDS encoding MraY family glycosyltransferase, whose translation MDPLHALFAPLGIADPLGRGFLSVVLTFITAWVFTWLFIPRLRAFAVQAGWADMPNARRLNTEPLPNAGGLAIYAGFLLSVVVAWALRPIVIEIVNIQVLAILLGASLLVLVGFIDDQFGLSPAFRLLVQTLAAVLLVVNGLKVDFNAIPFLPVLPEAVNGPLSTLLTIVWIVGLTNAVNLMDGVDGVVGGVGFVVSAVLLATAAQFPDRAAAVILLAGLSGAALGYLRHNFNPSRIIMGDAGAYLFGYTLAAVSLLGTLKFSAGASLLVPLIVLALPVLDTTQVVIGRLARGIRNPLGHPDKTHIHHRVLARTASARRTAVILWGVALLCGMTGMALQGVHGPVIAATGIGVALCLWFVAYRRMRALNVAPTPDDAPSSPLPTESKETHP comes from the coding sequence ATGGATCCGCTGCATGCGCTGTTCGCGCCTCTGGGAATCGCCGACCCGCTGGGCCGGGGCTTTCTCAGTGTCGTTCTGACCTTCATCACGGCCTGGGTGTTCACCTGGCTGTTCATCCCCCGCCTGCGGGCCTTCGCGGTGCAGGCCGGCTGGGCCGACATGCCCAATGCCCGGCGACTGAACACCGAACCCCTCCCGAACGCCGGCGGGCTGGCGATCTACGCGGGCTTCCTGCTCAGCGTGGTCGTCGCGTGGGCGCTGCGCCCGATCGTGATCGAGATCGTGAACATCCAGGTGCTGGCGATCCTCCTGGGCGCGTCCCTGCTGGTGCTGGTGGGCTTCATCGACGACCAGTTCGGCCTGTCGCCGGCATTCCGGCTGCTGGTGCAGACCCTGGCCGCTGTGCTCCTGGTCGTGAACGGTCTGAAGGTGGATTTCAACGCGATTCCCTTCCTTCCGGTGCTGCCGGAGGCCGTGAACGGCCCGCTGAGCACGCTGCTGACCATCGTGTGGATCGTGGGGCTGACCAATGCCGTGAACCTGATGGACGGCGTGGACGGCGTGGTGGGCGGCGTGGGCTTTGTCGTGAGTGCCGTGCTGCTCGCCACGGCGGCGCAGTTCCCGGATCGGGCGGCGGCGGTGATCCTGCTCGCCGGCCTGTCGGGCGCGGCGCTGGGCTACCTGCGCCACAACTTCAACCCCAGCCGGATCATCATGGGCGACGCCGGCGCGTACCTGTTCGGCTACACGCTGGCCGCCGTGAGCCTGCTGGGCACGCTCAAGTTCAGCGCCGGGGCCAGCCTGCTCGTGCCCCTGATCGTGCTGGCGCTGCCGGTGCTGGACACGACGCAGGTCGTGATCGGCCGGCTGGCACGGGGCATCCGCAATCCGCTGGGGCACCCGGACAAGACGCACATCCACCACCGGGTGCTGGCCCGCACCGCCAGCGCCCGGCGCACGGCCGTGATCCTGTGGGGCGTGGCCCTGCTGTGCGGCATGACCGGCATGGCCCTCCAGGGGGTGCATGGGCCCGTGATCGCCGCGACCGGCATCGGTGTGGCCCTGTGCCTGTGGTTCGTGGCATACCGCCGCATGCGGGCACTGAACGTGGCGCCCACCCCGGACGACGCCCCCTCCTCTCCTCTCCCCACCGAGTCCAAGGAAACCCACCCATGA
- the upp gene encoding uracil phosphoribosyltransferase: MVTVVTHPLVQHKLSLMRDERTGVKEFRELAAEVSLLLAYEAMRDLETEPHPLNTPLVSGDFPMLTGKKLALVAILRAGLIMTDAIVQLVPAAKVGHIGLYRDPQSLQPVAYYNKLPADIAERRVFLTDPMLATGGSASAAISSLQAAGATSIKLMSILAAPEGIAVIERDHPEVEIVVAAIDSHLNDHGYIVPGLGDAGDRIYGTK, translated from the coding sequence ATGGTCACCGTCGTCACACATCCCCTGGTTCAGCACAAACTCTCCCTGATGCGCGACGAGCGCACCGGCGTCAAGGAATTCCGCGAACTGGCGGCCGAGGTCAGCCTGCTGCTGGCGTACGAGGCGATGCGCGATCTGGAGACGGAGCCGCACCCCCTGAACACGCCGCTGGTGAGTGGCGATTTCCCGATGCTGACCGGCAAGAAGCTGGCGCTGGTGGCCATCCTGCGGGCCGGGCTGATCATGACGGATGCCATCGTGCAGCTCGTTCCGGCTGCCAAGGTGGGGCACATCGGGCTGTACCGTGATCCCCAGAGCCTGCAGCCGGTCGCGTACTACAACAAACTCCCCGCCGACATCGCCGAGCGCCGCGTGTTCCTGACCGATCCCATGCTGGCCACGGGGGGCAGCGCCAGCGCCGCGATCTCCAGCCTGCAGGCCGCCGGGGCGACCAGCATCAAGCTCATGAGCATCCTGGCCGCGCCGGAGGGGATCGCCGTGATCGAGCGCGACCACCCCGAGGTCGAGATCGTGGTCGCGGCCATCGACTCGCACCTGAACGACCACGGCTACATCGTGCCGGGACTGGGCGACGCCGGCGACCGGATCTACGGCACGAAGTAG
- a CDS encoding trans-sulfuration enzyme family protein gives MTPDPTYDLTTVAARAGEEARPAGSAPLAEPIYQSTVYAFPDLETLDRAMSGEQPAAFYYRNGTPNAATLERALAALEGTEAALVAASGMAAISAALLGVLKAGDHVVADSRLYGVSYALLAEEFPRLGIEVTFVDACDHAEVEAAFRASTRVLHVESLTNPLLTVPDVPALAALAHAHGALLSVDNTFASPAMFRPAQHGADLVTHSVSKYLSGHSNAFGGVACGRADLIAAARTRLLRLGGTMSAFDAWMTMQGLKTLGLRMRAHSGNAQAVADVLANHPRVKAVYHPGLSDHPQFHLAMDLFPHGFGGMLSAEIDDAPGFVRAVAGRIPLAPSLADVITTISWPWGTSHRALPEAERRRLGITPDLLRLSVGIEDIGDLLGDLEHGLET, from the coding sequence ATGACGCCTGACCCCACCTATGACCTGACCACCGTGGCCGCCCGCGCCGGCGAGGAGGCCCGGCCGGCCGGCAGCGCCCCCCTGGCCGAACCCATCTACCAGAGCACCGTGTATGCCTTCCCGGATCTGGAGACCCTCGACCGGGCAATGTCCGGCGAGCAGCCGGCCGCGTTCTACTACCGCAACGGCACACCGAACGCCGCCACGCTGGAGCGGGCGCTGGCCGCGCTGGAGGGCACCGAGGCTGCCCTGGTCGCCGCGAGCGGCATGGCCGCGATCAGTGCCGCGCTGCTGGGGGTGCTGAAGGCCGGTGACCACGTGGTCGCGGATTCGCGCCTGTACGGTGTGTCCTACGCGCTTCTGGCCGAGGAATTCCCGCGTCTGGGCATCGAGGTCACCTTCGTCGACGCCTGCGACCACGCCGAGGTCGAGGCAGCCTTCCGGGCCAGCACCCGTGTGCTGCACGTCGAGAGCCTGACCAACCCGCTGCTGACCGTACCGGATGTGCCCGCGCTGGCAGCGCTGGCGCACGCCCACGGAGCGCTGCTGTCGGTGGACAACACCTTCGCCAGCCCCGCCATGTTCCGCCCGGCGCAGCACGGCGCAGATCTGGTCACACACTCGGTCAGCAAGTACCTCAGCGGGCACTCGAACGCCTTCGGAGGCGTGGCGTGCGGACGGGCCGACCTGATCGCCGCGGCCCGCACGCGCCTGCTGCGGCTGGGAGGCACCATGAGCGCCTTCGATGCGTGGATGACCATGCAGGGCCTCAAGACCCTGGGCCTGCGGATGCGGGCACACAGCGGCAATGCCCAGGCGGTCGCCGATGTCCTGGCGAACCATCCGCGCGTGAAGGCCGTCTACCACCCCGGTCTGAGCGACCACCCGCAGTTCCACCTGGCGATGGACCTGTTCCCGCACGGCTTCGGCGGCATGCTCAGCGCCGAGATCGACGACGCGCCGGGCTTCGTCAGGGCGGTGGCCGGGCGCATCCCGCTGGCCCCGAGCCTGGCGGACGTCATAACGACCATCTCGTGGCCGTGGGGTACATCGCACCGCGCCCTGCCGGAAGCCGAACGCCGCCGCCTGGGCATCACGCCGGATCTGCTGCGCCTGAGCGTCGGGATCGAGGACATCGGCGACCTGCTGGGCGATCTGGAGCACGGCCTGGAGACCTGA
- a CDS encoding GNAT family N-acetyltransferase produces MTRTPTLPRPTVSIRGRRPRDLPVLQRWLTDPDAEWRRWDAPYFHAAATTASLRAYVQQLAQSPTRPDERVIDLDGECVGMVNRSEEEPAGGGWWDLGVLIYDPVHWGQGIGTRALALWVQATLDETDAHVLTFTTWGGNDRMIRAARRLGFSEAARIREARLVGDQRYDSVRLDLLRREWRPPTAPAGVPDVPEP; encoded by the coding sequence GTGACCCGCACGCCCACCCTCCCCCGTCCCACGGTGTCGATCCGGGGGCGGCGGCCCCGTGACCTGCCTGTCCTGCAGCGCTGGCTGACCGACCCGGACGCCGAGTGGCGGCGCTGGGACGCGCCGTACTTCCATGCGGCCGCGACGACGGCCTCGCTGCGTGCGTACGTGCAGCAGCTCGCCCAGTCGCCGACCCGGCCCGACGAGCGGGTCATCGACCTCGATGGCGAGTGCGTGGGCATGGTCAACCGCTCCGAGGAGGAACCGGCCGGGGGCGGGTGGTGGGATCTGGGCGTGCTGATCTACGACCCCGTGCACTGGGGGCAGGGCATCGGCACGCGGGCGCTGGCGCTGTGGGTGCAGGCCACCCTGGATGAAACGGACGCCCACGTCCTGACGTTTACCACCTGGGGCGGAAACGACCGCATGATCCGGGCGGCGCGCCGGCTGGGCTTTTCCGAGGCCGCCCGGATCCGTGAAGCGAGGCTGGTCGGCGACCAGCGCTACGACAGCGTGCGGCTGGATCTCCTGCGCCGTGAATGGAGGCCGCCCACCGCACCGGCCGGGGTGCCCGATGTCCCTGAACCCTGA
- a CDS encoding diacylglycerol kinase: MKSGGSAWSGRRFGRSAGFAWAGLRQTYTSQPNFRIEVWCAVLAVGAAMWLRVSVAPIVLCCALVLALELVNTAVEAVVDLVSPQWHALARTAKDAMAGAVLVAAVGSLGVAAAVLLPALWARLT, encoded by the coding sequence GTGAAGTCCGGCGGCTCGGCGTGGAGTGGCCGGCGGTTCGGCCGCTCGGCCGGGTTCGCGTGGGCCGGCCTGCGGCAGACCTACACGTCGCAGCCCAATTTCCGGATCGAGGTGTGGTGTGCGGTGCTCGCCGTGGGAGCGGCGATGTGGCTGCGGGTGTCGGTGGCTCCCATCGTGCTGTGCTGTGCCCTGGTGCTGGCCCTGGAACTCGTGAACACCGCCGTGGAGGCCGTGGTGGATCTGGTCAGTCCGCAGTGGCATGCTCTGGCGAGGACGGCCAAGGACGCGATGGCCGGCGCAGTGCTGGTGGCCGCCGTGGGCTCGCTCGGGGTGGCGGCGGCCGTGCTGCTGCCCGCCCTGTGGGCCCGGCTGACGTGA
- the ybeY gene encoding rRNA maturation RNase YbeY, whose translation MIDLVVRKTPPAGLRPVLRAALHAAMQHFGVEHREVTVVLVGDRAIRAMKLETWGEDAATDVLSFPTWEPGDPFMPPHLGDIVISLDTAGRQATARGHSLTREVALLASHGLTHLVGHDHPHADGLGFEEGATGPEWAVFHGAWDAAASALPSGA comes from the coding sequence ATGATCGATCTCGTCGTCCGGAAGACGCCTCCGGCTGGCCTGCGCCCGGTGCTGCGCGCGGCCCTGCACGCGGCCATGCAGCACTTCGGCGTGGAGCACCGCGAGGTCACGGTGGTGCTGGTCGGTGACCGCGCGATCCGTGCCATGAAGCTGGAGACCTGGGGCGAGGACGCCGCCACCGATGTCCTGAGTTTCCCCACCTGGGAACCGGGCGACCCCTTCATGCCGCCGCATCTGGGCGACATCGTGATCAGTCTGGACACCGCCGGGCGGCAGGCCACGGCCCGTGGGCACTCGCTGACCCGCGAGGTGGCGCTGCTGGCCAGCCACGGCCTGACCCATCTGGTCGGCCACGACCACCCGCACGCCGACGGCCTGGGCTTCGAGGAAGGAGCGACCGGGCCGGAGTGGGCGGTCTTCCACGGGGCGTGGGACGCGGCGGCCTCGGCGCTGCCCAGCGGGGCGTGA